A single Ziziphus jujuba cultivar Dongzao chromosome 11, ASM3175591v1 DNA region contains:
- the LOC107407383 gene encoding putative Peroxidase 48, with the protein MLIGMKAWIFAVILMLSLFISFTNPRGESHKGGFTLSFTTTQDFDDDGPLISLRDSDSDSDPDSIPDVAFASYSDAIQDFDSEKMTATSTASGLVYDFYRNTCPDAERIVRSSMAQLYSQHKNVSANILRLFFHDCFIQGCDASVLLDDSFGNKSQRIEKQAIPNKTLKGFDKVDHIKEELEKVCPGVVSCADILSLATRDGIVLAGGPFYPVFTGRRDSVRSYYSEALAEIPRPDDNITQTLHLFSVRGFNERETVSLLGAHNIGKISCEFIENRLRNFKGTGQADPSIAPDFLKEMRRNCGNGDSTSDVGSPSPMPSKDISESEFGMSYFEQLSSSMSSGSSFDTHYYRSLLKGRGLLFADQQLMADEKTARLVRAYASDDGSTFRRDFAWAMLKMSNLNVLTGTQGQIRLNCSLPLVQSLLNRSPQH; encoded by the exons ATGTTGATCGGAATGAAGGCATGGATCTTCGCTGTGATCCTGATGTtatctctcttcatttccttcaCAAACCCTAGAGGCGAATCCCACAAGGGGGGTTTTACTCTCTCTTTCACTACCACCCAAGACTTTGACGACGACGGCCCTTTGATTTCCCTGCGCGATTCCGATTCCGATTCTGATCCCGATTCCATTCCCGATGTGGCCTTCGCTTCCTATTCCGATGCAATCCAAGACTTCGATTCCGAGAAGATGACCGCCACCTCCACCGCTTCGGGTCTCGTCTACGATTTCTATAGGAACACTTGCCCCGATGCCGAAAGGATTGTGAGGTCGTCCATGGCTCAGCTGTATTCCCAGCACAAGAATGTCTCTGCCAATATTCTTCGCCTCTTCTTCCATGATTGTTTCATTCAG GGTTGTGATGCGTCAGTCCTCTTGGATGATAGCTTTGGTAACAAAAGCCAACGCATTGAGAAGCAAGCAATTCCGAATAAAACCCTGAAAGGCTTCGACAAAGTCGATCATATCAAAGAGGAGCTAGAAAAAGTTTGTCCAGGGGTGGTTTCTTGTGCTGACATTCTCTCTCTTGCCACTAGAGATGGCATAGTTCTG GCTGGTGGTCCCTTTTATCCAGTTTTTACCGGTAGGAGGGACAGCGTTAGGTCCTACTACAGTGAAGCACTAGCTGAGATTCCAAGACCTGACGATAACATAACTCAGACACTTCATCTATTCTCAGTCAGAGGTTTCAATGAAAGAGAAACAGTCAGTCTTCTAG GAGCACACAACATTGGGAAGATCAGCTGTGAATTCATTGAAAACCGGCTGAGAAACTTTAAAGGTACAGGGCAAGCAGACCCAAGTATAGCTCCAGATTTCCTCAAGGAGATGAGGCGAAATTGTGGAAACGGAGACAGCACAAGCGATGTTGGATCTCCTTCACCGATGCCATCGAAGGACATAAGTGAATCTGAGTTTGGGATGTCATATTTCGAGCAATTATCATCTTCTATGTCATCTGGTTCAAGTTTTGATACTCATTACTACCGGAGCTTGTTGAAGGGTCGAGGTCTTCTGTTTGCTGATCAGCAATTGATGGCTGATGAGAAGACAGCAAGGCTGGTAAGAGCATATGCTTCTGATGATGGAAGCACCTTTAGAAGGGACTTTGCCTGGGCAATGCTGAAGATGTCCAACCTCAATGTTCTTACCGGAACACAAGGACAAATCCGACTGAACTGCTCTTTGCCTCTTGTCCAGTCTTTACTCAACCGTAGTCCCCAGCATTGA